A single Pedobacter sp. PACM 27299 DNA region contains:
- a CDS encoding DUF3078 domain-containing protein: MKKLLLLFMLSAVSLFSYSQVPAAIDTAKRWTIHGENTFLINQSSFTNWAGGGVNAFAGNLLFNYDFNYKKDKLSWDNKVILGYGLSKQQDIGVRKNDDKIILNSLVGYKAAKYWMYTFYANFQTQFANGYTYPASGRTLISTAFAPAYLTFGPGFAYKRSDNFRVNISPAAARIVIVTNKELSDAGAYGVDPGKKSDFQFGASLDAYYKINLMENISFENILKLYSNYLDKPQNVYTDYTANLFLKVNKFVSVNAGAQFIYDDKTKIAKDDGSGESRSVLQIKQIFGAGLTYKF; this comes from the coding sequence ATGAAAAAATTACTACTACTTTTTATGCTTTCGGCTGTTAGTTTATTTAGCTATAGTCAAGTGCCAGCCGCTATAGACACCGCTAAAAGGTGGACTATCCATGGAGAGAATACTTTTTTAATTAACCAGAGTTCTTTTACCAATTGGGCAGGTGGAGGCGTTAATGCCTTTGCTGGAAATTTGTTATTTAACTACGATTTTAACTATAAAAAGGACAAATTGAGTTGGGATAATAAAGTGATTCTTGGCTATGGCCTGAGTAAACAGCAAGATATTGGTGTACGAAAAAACGATGATAAGATCATCCTGAATAGTTTGGTCGGGTATAAAGCAGCCAAATATTGGATGTATACTTTTTACGCCAATTTCCAAACACAGTTTGCTAATGGTTATACGTACCCTGCTTCTGGCAGAACGTTAATTTCTACGGCTTTTGCCCCCGCTTATTTAACTTTCGGACCCGGTTTTGCCTATAAACGTTCGGATAACTTCAGGGTGAATATTTCTCCAGCAGCAGCGAGGATTGTAATAGTGACCAATAAAGAATTATCTGATGCAGGTGCTTATGGCGTAGATCCGGGTAAGAAAAGCGATTTCCAATTCGGTGCTTCGCTGGATGCTTATTATAAAATCAACCTGATGGAAAATATTAGTTTTGAGAACATTCTGAAACTATATTCCAATTACCTGGATAAACCTCAAAATGTGTATACGGACTATACTGCGAATCTTTTCCTGAAGGTGAACAAATTTGTATCTGTAAATGCTGGTGCACAATTTATCTATGATGACAAAACAAAAATCGCTAAAGATGATGGATCTGGAGAATCCCGTTCCGTATTGCAAATAAAACAGATCTTTGGGGCTGGTTTAACTTACAAATTTTAA
- a CDS encoding DMT family transporter → MKFLYLFIAIIAEVFATSALKASEQFSKPLPSIIVVVGYVLAFYFLSLTLKTIPVGIAYALWSGVGIVLVSAAGYFLYKQTLDLPALLGIGLIIIGVIVINVFSKSAAH, encoded by the coding sequence ATGAAGTTCCTTTATCTGTTTATCGCAATCATCGCCGAAGTATTTGCTACCAGTGCTCTAAAAGCCTCGGAGCAGTTTTCTAAGCCCCTGCCTTCTATTATTGTAGTGGTCGGTTATGTGTTGGCCTTTTACTTTCTCAGTTTAACATTAAAAACCATACCTGTAGGCATTGCTTACGCGTTATGGTCGGGCGTGGGCATTGTATTGGTTTCAGCAGCCGGGTATTTTCTGTATAAACAGACTTTGGATTTACCGGCATTGCTGGGTATTGGATTGATCATTATCGGTGTGATTGTGATCAATGTGTTTTCAAAATCTGCCGCGCATTAA
- a CDS encoding LysR family transcriptional regulator, whose product MVNLEWFRTFKAIYETGTLTGAAEVLYISQPGVSLHLNSLEAYVGYKLFDRTSRKMVSTERGKVLYNYILDAITKLETAEHHFHKSTEKDTPTISIGMCFETFQFTLESYLPSLPFNVIIKFGEYPEMLSDLDNGILDLIITPQKGDSNNINYLPFSKEKIVLVAGSKTDTSGFEELLQKGDMKEVHAWLKQQTWYGTTADMEHLRRFWHLNFNKRPDFKPNYIVPNLSSIVRCISGQNGVAIIPDFLCRKEIESGQMKVIWEGNDVIENTLYFSTRKKTIYAEEIKVIEEIFKKEMV is encoded by the coding sequence ATGGTTAATCTAGAATGGTTCAGAACATTTAAAGCGATATATGAAACGGGAACGCTAACCGGCGCAGCAGAGGTATTGTATATTTCTCAGCCTGGGGTCAGTTTACACCTCAATTCTTTAGAAGCCTATGTAGGGTATAAACTATTCGACCGGACTTCCAGGAAAATGGTCTCTACGGAAAGAGGTAAAGTGTTGTACAATTACATCTTGGATGCAATCACAAAACTGGAAACTGCGGAGCATCATTTTCATAAGAGTACAGAAAAGGATACACCCACCATCAGCATCGGGATGTGTTTTGAAACTTTTCAATTTACCCTGGAATCTTATTTACCAAGCCTCCCATTTAATGTGATTATTAAATTCGGAGAATATCCGGAAATGCTCAGCGACCTCGATAATGGCATCCTTGACTTGATCATCACCCCACAAAAAGGGGATTCCAATAATATCAATTACCTGCCCTTTTCAAAAGAGAAGATTGTGCTTGTTGCCGGCAGCAAAACGGACACCAGTGGTTTTGAGGAATTGCTGCAAAAAGGAGACATGAAAGAGGTCCATGCCTGGCTGAAACAGCAAACCTGGTATGGCACTACTGCCGATATGGAGCATTTAAGGCGTTTCTGGCACCTTAACTTTAATAAGCGCCCAGACTTCAAGCCCAATTACATTGTACCAAACCTGAGCTCTATTGTACGTTGTATCAGCGGACAAAATGGTGTAGCCATCATTCCAGACTTTTTATGTCGAAAAGAAATAGAAAGCGGACAGATGAAAGTGATCTGGGAAGGAAATGATGTGATTGAAAATACGCTGTATTTCTCGACCAGAAAGAAGACCATCTATGCGGAAGAAATCAAAGTGATCGAAGAGATATTTAAAAAAGAAATGGTCTGA